The Malus domestica chromosome 10, GDT2T_hap1 genome contains a region encoding:
- the LOC114827451 gene encoding late embryogenesis abundant protein D-29-like, with translation MGAKQSYKLLLVIMVAVVVMLATVCRGSSVGHTPSANEEVLDEFVEFKDQSRQTDDARAAEKAREGKEGSESWMEWAKEKITGGLGLKQDDENFLKQDDENFLKDSSKKASDATYDTASG, from the coding sequence ATGGGTGCAAAGCAATCTTACAAACTACTCCTTGTCATtatggtggcggtggtggtgatGCTTGCCACCGTATGCCGCGGCTCCAGCGTGGGGCATACGCCGTCTGCGAATGAGGAAGTTCTTGATGAGTTTGTGGAGTTTAAGGACCAGTCAAGGCAGACGGATGACGCGAGGGCGGCGGAGAAGGCGAGAGAGGGTAAAGAAGGGTCGGAGTCGTGGATGGAGTGGGCTAAAGAGAAAATCACCGGAGGACTTGGGCTGAAGCAGGATGATGAGAATTTTTTGAAGCAGGATGATGAGAATTTTTTGAAGGATAGTTCTAAGAAGGCTTCTGATGCTACTTATGACACTGCTTCTGGTTAG